The region GCGATCCAGGCGACCCTGTTCCGCCAGATCGAGATCACCGAGTCCTGAGCGGCCTCACTTCTTCGCGGCGCGCTCCACGAGTGCGATCAGGGCGTCCATCGCGGCGCCCTGCGGCACCGGTCCGGGGATCGACCCGCCCGAGAGAGCGTTGTTGAAGTACAGCCCGTCGCTCACCAGCATGACGAGGTCGAGCGCCGTCTCATCCTTGGCGTGGGGTCGCAGCGCGTCCGCCCACTGCTCGCGCACGCCCCGAAGCGCCTCGCCCGCGCCGGCGCGCCCCGCCTGAGCCAGGCGCGAGGTCGACAGGATGGCGCGGTCGAGCGGGTCGTTCTGCATGACCGACGTGCGCAGGAAGTAGGCGATCGGCCCCTCGGGCGACGCCGCCATCTCTGCGAGGTCGTCGGCCACCAGTGTCCGCAGCCGCTCGAGCACGCCTTCCTCGAGCGCATCCTTCGATCCGAAGTGGTAGAGCAGGCCGCCCTTGGAGACCCCGGCGGCGCGCGCGGTGGCGTCCATCGTCGCGGCGCGCTCACCGTCGTCGATGAGGATCGCCTCGAACGCGTCGAGCACCTTCTCTCGGGCGAGGGGAGGGCGGCTCATGTCGTCGATGGTATCGACCGGGCGGGTGGCATCCTGATACTATACCGGCTGGACGGTTAAGAAATTGGAGTTCAGAATGACCACCGCACTCACCCCCGTGATCGCCGACCAGCGCGCCGGGCGCGTCGGCTGGCGCGGCTGGGCGGCGTTGGTCGTGCTCATGCTCCCGGTGCTGCTCGTCTCGGTCGACAACACCGTGCTGAGCTTCGCGCTCCCCGCGATCGCGCTCGATCTCGAGCCGACCAGCGCCCAGCAGCTGTGGATCATCGACGCCTACCCCCTCGTGCTGGCAGGACTGCTGGTCACGATGGGCACGCTGGGCGACCGCTTCGGACGACGACGGATGCTCGTGATCGGCGCCACCGGCTTCGCTGCGGTGTCGGTGTTCGCGGCCTTCGCGCCGAGCGCCGAGTGGCTCATCGTCGCGCGCGCGGCCATGGGCGTGTTCGGGGCGATGCTGATGCCGTCGACCCTGTCGCTGCTGCGGAGCGTCTTCACCGACCGCGACCAGCGGCGCCTCGCGATCGCCGTCTGGGCGTCGATGTTCTCCGCGGGCGCCGCGCTCGGCCCCATCGTCGGGGGCATGCTCCTCGAGCACTTCGCGTGGGGATCGGTGTTCCTGATGTCGGTGCCGGTGCTGATCCCGCTCCTGATCCTCGCTCCGTTCCTGCTGCCCGAGAGTCGCGACCCGAAGCCGGGCCGGATCGATCCCGTGAGCATCCTGCTCTCGATGGCGACCCTCGTGCCCGTCGTCTACGGCATCAAGGAGGCGGCGGTGCACGGCATCGGCCTCCTGCCCGCGGCGCTGTTCGCGGTGGGCCTCGTCTGCGGCATCCTGTTCGTCCGCCGGCAGCTCGCCCGTCCGGAGCCCATGCTCGACATGCGGCTCTTCCGTCGGGGCACCTTCAGCGGCGCGCTGGCGGTGAACCTCCTGAGCGTGATCGCGCTCGTCGGGTTCCTGTTCTTCGTGTCGCAGCATCTGCAGCTCGTCCTCGGCTTCTCCGCGATGCAGTCCGGGTTCGCGCTCGTGCCGGGACTCGCCGCGATGATCGTCGCCGGGCTCGCCGTCGTGCCGATCGCGAAGCGGGTGTCGGCGCGCGTCGTGGTGCCCGTGGCGCTGCTGTTCTCGCTCGCCGGCTACCTGATGGTCGCCGTCACGGCCACGAGCGGCGACGTCGCGCTGCTCGTGCTGGCCTTCCTGCTGGTCGGCACCGGGATCGGCGCTGCCGAGACGGTCTCGAACGAACTCGTGCTCGCGAGCGCGCCGCCGGCGAAGGCCGGCGCGGCGAGTGCGGTCTCGGAGACCGCGTACGAACTGGGCGCGGTGCTCGGCACGACGTTGCTCGGTGGCCTGCTGACCGCGCAGTACCGCGCGCAGCTGGTCGTTCCGGTCGGGGTGGAGGCGGCGGTGGCGGATGCCGCGCGCGAGACGCTGGCGGGCGCGATGCACGCCGCCGAGGCCCTGAGCCCGGCGCTCGCGCAGGCCCTCAGTGACGCCGCGGCGACGGCGTTCGAGTCGGGCGTCGTTGTGACCGCGTGTATCGGCGCGGTGCTCGTCGTGATCGCCGGAGTCGTCGCGGCCGTTACCCTGGGAGGGTCCCGCACCGTGTCCGCGCCGGAGCACTGATCCCGCGGCCGGGCGTCACCCCCTGAGCACGAGGAGTGCGATGTCGCGCGCGCATGAGTCCACGGTCGCGAAGCTGGCCGTCATCCCCGGAGACGGCATCGGCCCCGAGGTGGTCGCCGAGGCGGAGAAGGTTCTGGATGCCGCGACCGCCGGCACCGGCATCCGCTTCGACAAGACCCGGTTCTCGCTCGGCGCGGCGCGCTACCTCGAGACCGGTGACACCCTCACCGATGACGACCTCGCCGCGATCGCCGCGCACGACGCGATCCTGCTCGGCGCCGTCGGGGGAGTGCCGGGCGACCCGCGCCTGAAGAACGCCAACATCGAGCGCGGACTGCTGTTGCGCCTGCGCTTCGCACTCGACCACTACGTGAACCTGCGGCCGTCCAAGCTCTACCCGGGCGTCCCGGGCCCCCTCGCCGCCCCCGGCGACATCGATTTCGTCGTGGTGCGCGAGGGCACCGAGGGCCCGTACGTCGGCAACGGCGGATCGATCCGCACCGGCACGCCGCAGGAGGTCGCCAACGAGACGTCGGTGAACACGGCCTTCGGCGTCGAGCGTGTCGTCCGCTATGCGTTCGACCTCGCCGAGCGCCGGTCGAAGAAGCTCACCCTCGTGCACAAGACGAACGTGCTCGTGCACGCCGGCGGCATCTATCAGCGGGTCGTGGACGCCGTTGCGCAGGAGCACCCGGAAGTGGCCGTAGACTACCTGCACGTCGACGCGGCAACCATCTTCCTGGTCACGAACCCGGGCCGATTCGACGTGATCGTCACCGACAACCTCTTCGGAGACATCCTGACTGACCTGGCCGGCGCCGTCACCGGTGGCATCGGCCTCGCCGCTTCGGGCAACATCAACCCCGACGGCGCGTTCCCCTCGATGTTCGAGCCCGTGCACGGGTCGGCGCCCGACATCGCAGGACAGCAGAAGGCCGACCCCACGGCCGCGATCCTCTCGGTCGCCCTGCTGCTCGATCACCTCGGGCTGCAGGACCAGGCCCAGCGCGTCACCCGCGCGGTAGAAGACGACATCGCGGAGCGTGACGGCGCCTCCCGCACCACCGCACAGATCGGCGACGCGATCGCCGGCCGGCTCCAGGCGTAACCTGGGGCAGAAGCCCGCGCGCCGCCCAACCCAGCCAGGACGTGATGACATGACCCTCCTCGACTCCGCCGACACCGATCTCGCCCCGCTCGAGTTCGCCGTCACCCGCAACCTCGCCGCGAAGTCGGCCGCCCAGCGCGAGGAGATCCTCGCGAACCCGGGCTTCGGCACGAGCTTCACCGACCACATGGTCGACATCTGCTGGTCCGCCGGCGGCGGCTGGCACCGCCCGCGCGTGCAGCCGTACGGGCCGATCGCGCTCGACCCGGCAGCCGCGGTGCTCCACTACGGCCAGGAGATCTTCGAGGGCATCAAGGCCTACCGTCACGCCGACGGCTCGGTGCACACCTTCCGCCCCGACCAGAACGGTCTGCGCCTCCAGCGCTCGGCACGACGCCTGGCGCTGCCGGAGCTGCCGGTGTCGTACTTCGTGCAGTCGCTGCGCGAGCTCGTCGCCGTCGACGGCGCCTGGGTGCCGTCGGGCGCCGATCAGAGCCTGTACCTGCGACCCTTCATGTTCGCCAAGGAAGCGTTCCTGGGTGTGCGCCCGGCGAAGAAGGTGGCGTACTACGTCATCGCCTCTCCCGCCGGCGCCTACTTCACCGGCGGCGTGAAGCCGGTGTCGATCTGGCTGAGCGAGGACTACGCGCGCGCCGGCAAGGGCGGCACGGGTGCGGCCAAGACCGGCGGCAACTACGCGTCGAGCCTGCTGCCGCAGTCGGAGGCGTACGACAGCGGCTGCGACCAGGTGGTGTTCCTCGATCAGGACGGAAACGTCGAGGAGCTCGGCGGCATGAACGTGATCTTCGTCCACAAGGACGGCACGATCGTGACCCCGCAGTCCGACTCGATCCTCGAGGGCATCACGCGCGACTCGATCCTGCAGCTCGCGCGCGACCGCGGGCACACGGTGGAGTCCCGTCCGGTGACGCTCGCCGAGTGGCGCGACGGCGTCGCATCCGGTGACATCGTCGAGGTGTTCGCCTGCGGAACCGCCGCCGTCGTCACCCCCATCGGCGTGCTCAAGGGCAAGGACTTCCTCGACGAGCAGCCGATCGGCGAGCTCGCGCTGTCGCTGCGCGAGGAGCTCACCGACATCCAGTACGGGCGTCGCGACGACAAGCACGGCTGGCTCGTCCGCCTCGACGCCTGATCCCTGCCATTCGTCTCCGTCGAACCGCCGGAGGTCACTGCGGAGACCCACGGTTCGACGGAGACGAAACGGGCGCGGGATAGGGTGAGCGGGTGAGGATCGCCCGCTTCAGCCACCAGGACGCCATCAAGTACGGAATCGTCGACGGCGGTGATCTGGTCGTCCTCGCGGGCGACCCGATGTTCGCCGGCTTCGACACGACCGGCGAGCGGGTGCCGCTCGCCGACGTCGCGCTGCTCGCCCCGGTGATCCCGCGCTCGAAGGTCGTCTGCGTCGGGCGGAACTACCGCGATCACGCGGCCGAGCTCGGCAACGACGTTCCGGATGCTCCGATGCTGTTCTTCAAGCCGAACACGTCGGTGATCGGCCCGAACGACGCCGTCGTGCTGCCGCACGGCTCCGAGTTCATCAGCTTCGAAGGCGAGCTCGCCGCTGTCATCGGCCGGATCGCAAAGAACGTGCCCGCGGAACGCGCCCTCGACTACGTGTTCGGGTACACGATCGCCAACGACCTCACGGCGCGCGATTGGCAGAAGACCGACGGACAGTGGGCCCGCGCCAAGGGGTTCGACACGTCGTGTCCGCTCGGACCGGCGATCGAGACCGAATTCGATCTCGACGGCGGCGCGACCATCACCACGCGGCTCAACGGCGAAGTCCGTCAGCAGGGTCCGATCAGCGACATGATCTTCTCCCTCGCCGACGTGATCGCGTACGCCTCGGCGGCCTTCACGCTGCTTCCCGGAGACGTCATCCTCACCGGCACACCGGCGGGCGTCGGCCAGATCGCGGCCGGAGACGTCGTCGAGGTGGAGATCTCCGGGCTCGGCATCCTCCGCAACCCCGCCCGCGACGCCGCGTGACCAGCACGTGACCGCCGCGCCGCCGCCCGTCGCCGTCGATCCGGCGGCGGTCGCGAGCGTCCAGCGGCGCACCGTGTGGGTGCTCTCGCTCGGTCAGGTGCTCGGCGGGCTCGGATTCGGCGCGACGCTGTCGCTCGGAGCCGTGCTTGCTGCAGAGATCTCGGGCAACGACTCGCTGTCGGGCCTCGCCGCGGCATCCCTCACCTTCGGCACCGCTCTGACGGCCATCCCGCTCGCGCGCCTGGCGCGCACGCGCGGACGGCGACTCGCTCTCACGTCGGGGATGGTTCTCGCGCTCATCGGCGTGGCGCTCGTCGTGTTCGCCGTGAGCATCGGGGCTTTCCCGCTGCTGCTCGTATCGTTCCTGCTCGTCGGCGCGGGGCAAGCGGCGAACCTGCAGTCGCGGTTCGCCGCGGTCGACCTCGCCACCGACACGACGCGCGGGCGCGACCTCTCGATCGTGGTGTGGGCGACGACGATCGGCGCGGTGCTCGGACCCAACCTGACCGGTCCGGGCGAAGCGCTCGGAGACCTGGTCGGCATGCCGCCGCTCACCGGGCCGTACCTGTTCACCGTGGTCGCGCAGCTGCTCGCCATCGCGCTGTACCTCACGATGCTCCGCCCCGACCCGCTGGTGCTCGCGCAGCAGGTGGTCGCATCGGCGCCCCGCACGGGGGAGCAGATCGCCAAACCCGATCACGCGACCGCCGCGCGCTACGCGGTGTTCGCGATCGCGGCCGCCCACGGCACGATGGTGTCGATCATGGCGATGACGCCGGTGCACCTGACGCACATCATGCACGGCTCCGCCGACGCGGCGACGCTGACGGTCATCGGGCTCACGATCAGCCTCCACATCGCGGGCATGTACGCACTCGCGCCGGTGTTCGGCATCCTCGCCGACCGGCTCGGGCGTGTTCCGACGATCCTGGTGGGACAGGTGCTTCTGGTCGCCGCGCTGCTGACCGCGTCGTTCGGTCAGGAGTCGACTGTCGCGGTCACCGTCGCCCTCGTGCTGCTCGGACTGGGCTGGAGCGCATCGACCGTCGCCGGCTCGACGCTGCTGACGGAGGCGTCGTCCGAGGAACGACGCACCCGGCGCCAGGGCATGAGCGACTTCACGATGAGCATGGTCGGCGCCGTGGGTGCGGTGCTCGCCGGGATCGTCCTCGGCTGGATCGGCTACGGCGGACTCGCTCTCGTGGTGTCGGCACTCGTCATCGCCACGATGCTGCTCTCGCCGCTCGGGCGTGTGGCGCAGGGGCTGAGGTCCGGCGTCTGACGGCCGGTCGGCAGACCGCGGGATCAGCGCAGCGCCGCGAGCGCGGCGTCGACGTCGGCTTCGTCGTTGAACAGGTGGAACGCGATGCGCGCCCGCCCGGCACGGCCCGAGGCTGCCAGTCCCGCCGCGGACAGGCGGGCGAGGTCGCCTCCGGCGAGGTCGTCCCAGGTGACGATCGCGGACGGGCGGACCGGCTCGGTGAGCCCGAAACCATCACGGAATCTGCTCGCCAGCGCGGTGGTGTGCGCGTGCACCTCGGCGATGTCGGTCGCGGCGAAGAGCGCGAGGGCCGGCGCGGCGCCGACGAACGCCTGCCATGCCGGCGAGACGTCGAATCGACGGGCGTCGGACGCGAGCGACGCCTCGCCGCCGTAGCACGACGACCAGGGGTCGGCGCCCGCGTACCAGCCGGCGTGCACCGGGGTGAGCGTGGCGGCGAGCGACTCCGACACGGTGAGGAACGCCACTCCGCGCGGGGAGCACAGCCACTTGTATGCGTGGCAGACGACGGCGTCGAACATCGTGGCGTCGATCGGCAGCCAGCCGACAGCCTGGGTCGCGTCGCAGAACGTGCGGGCGTCGTGGTGCGATGCGGCGGCTGCGACCGCGCCGAGGTCGGCGACCTCTCCCGTGGCCGACTGCACCGCCGAGAACGACACGAGCGCGGTGTCGGGCCTGATCGCCTCCGCGAGACCGGCGAGGGGCGCGGTGCGCACGCGGAGCCCGCGGCCGGCGTGCACGAACGGCAGCACGATCGATGAGAAGTCGCCGGCCGGCACGAGCACCTCGGCGCAGTGGGGGAGCGATGCGGCGATGAGCGAGGCCGCGACGGATGCCTGCGAAGCGATGGCGACCCGGTCGGGTGCGGCGCCGACGAGTGCCGCGAACAGCCCGCGCGATCGCTCCACGGCATCGCTGTATGTCGTGATGTCGATGCGCCCGGCGCCGGCGGCGTCGAGATCCGCCCGCACCGCCTCGCGCGACGCGCGCGGCGGGATGCCCGTCGTGCACGCTGCCAGGTACCCGCGCCCTCCGTCGAACTCGGCGCGGGCGGCGTCGAGGGAGAGGGCGGCGGTTGCGGGCATGCATCCAGCCTGCGCTCATCGATCTCTTCCGTCTACGGCAGGTGTCGTATGCAACCGATAACTCTGCGTTATGTTTTCAGGGTGCCCAGCGACACCGCGCCGCCGTTCGACGCATCCGACCTCCGCGTGATCAAGGCGATCGCCGACACCGGCTCGATCACCTCGGCAGCCGCGCGTCTCGGCTTCAGCCAGCCCGCGGTGAGCCAGCAGCTCAGACGCCTCGAGACCAGGATCGGCGTGGCAGTGGTGGAGCGGGCCGGTCGGACGGTGCGGCTCACCGAGGCCGGTCGCGTGCTGGCGCGTCACGCCTCCGCGGTCGCGACGGCGCTGGATGCCGCGGCCGCCGAGTTGGCGGAGCTGAGCGGACTGCACGCGGCACGCGTGCGGCTGGTCGCGTTCCCCTCCGCCTCGCCCACGCTGGTGCCCCGGCTGCTCGCCGACCTCGCCCACCGGCATCCGGGCATCTCGGTAACGTACGTCGAGGCGGAGCCGCCCGAGGCTGTCGAGGCGGTGCGGGAGGACCGCGCCGACATCGCCCTCACCTTCAGCTACCCGGGCGATCGCGACGACCCGCACGGGCTCAGCGCCCGCGGGCTCGACGTGAGCACGGTCGGGTCGGACGACCTGCTCGTCGTGCTGCCTGTCGATCACCACGCGGCAGACGCCGCGGAGGTGTCGGTCGCCGGCCTCGCCGACGAGGAGTGGATCGCCGGATGCCCGCGCTGTCGCGGTCACCTGCTCGAGCTGTGCGGCCGCGCCGGGTTCTCGCCGCGCATCGCCTTCGAGACCGACAACGTCGTCGCCGTCGAGAGTCTCGTCGCCCAGGGGATCGGGGTGGCGACGCTCCCGCGCATGGCGGCCGAGTCGTTCCCGACGCTTCCCGGGGTGGCTTTTGCGCCGTTGCCGCGCTCCGATGCGCGCACGCTCCACTCCGTCACCGCGCGCGGGGCCGACCGCGTGCCCGCGGTGCGCGTCACGCTCGGGGCGATCGCGCGGCTGCTCGCACCCGTGGCGGAAGTCGCCCGCAACTAGACTTGTCGGCGATGTCTTCTTCACCCGATCCCCGCACCACGACCGCCGCCGGCGCCGACGTGCGCGTGCGCTTCTGCCCCTCGCCGACCGGCCTCCCGCACGTCGGCCTCATCCGCACTGTGCTGTTCAACTGGGCGTACGCGCGTCACAACGGCGGAAAGCTCGTCTTCCGCATCGAGGACACCGACGCCGCCCGTGACAGCGAGGAGAGCTACCAGCAGCTGCTGGATGCGCTGCGCTGGCTGGAGATCGACTGGGACGAGGGCGTCGAGGTCGGCGGACCGCACGCCCCGTACCGCCAGTCGCAGCGTCACGAGCTGTACCGCGAGGTGCTCGACAAGCTCATCTCCGCCGGCGCGGTGTACGAGTCGTACTCGACGGCCGAGGAGATCGACGCCCGCAACGAGGCGGCCGGCCGCGCCAAGCAGCTCGGATACGACAACTACGACCGCGACCTCACCGACGAGCAGAAGGCCGCCTTCCGTGCGGAGGGGCGCCAGCCCGCCTACCGCCTGCGCGTGCCCGACGAAGACCTCACCTACGTCGACCTCATCCGCGGCGAGGTGACCTTCCCGGCCGGCTCGTTCCCCGATTTCGTCCTGGTGCGCGCCGGGGGAGTCCCGCTCTACCCGTTCGTGAACCCGGTCGACGACGCGCTCATGGGCATTACCCACGTCATCCGCGGCGAAGACCTCATGCCCTCGACCGCCCGACAGCTGGCGCTCTACAGCGCGCTCGTCGACGCCGGGGTCACCACGTTCATCCCGCGCTTCGCGCACATGCCGCTCGTCCTCGGTGAGACCGGCAACAAGAAGCTGTCCAAGCGCGACCCGAAGGCCGACCTGTTCCTGCAGCGCGAGAAGGGCTTCATCCACGAGGGCCTGCTCAACTACCTCTCGCTGCTGGGATGGTCGCTCAGCCACGACCGCGACGTGTTCTCGCTCGACGAGCTCATCGCCGCGTTCGACATCGTCGACGTGAACCCCAACCCCGCCCGCTTCGACCAGAAGAAGGCCGAGTCGATCAACGGCGACCACATCCGCCTGCTCGATCCCGACGACTTCGCGGCGCGGCTGGTTCCGTACCTCGTGGCCGCCGGGGTCGTCGCCGATCCGCTGACTGCCGAGCAGTCCGCGCTGCTCGCCGCCGCTGCGCCCCTCGTGCAGGAGCGGATGCAGCTGCTCGGCGATGCTCCCGGATTGCTGGGGTTCCTCTTCCGCGACGAGGTCGTGTACGACGAGGACGCTCTGGCCTCGCTGCCGGCGAACGCCGTCGAGGTTCTGGCGGCGTCGGTCAGCGCGGTCGAGGCGGTGCCCGCCGACGGCTTCACGGCCGCCGCGCTGCAGGACGCGCTCACCGCTGCGCTCATCGACGGACTCGAGCTCAAGCCGCGCGTCGCGTACGGCCCGCTCCGCGTCGCCGTGAGCGGTCGTCGCGTGTCGCCGCCGCTGTTCGAGTCGATGGAGCTCCTGGGGAAAGAGGCGTCGGTCGCGCGCCTGGCGGCCCTGCGCGACGCGCGCGGGTGACGCTCGGTTTGGCAGTCGTGCCCGTGTCGCGTAGACTCAATCCTCGGCACGGCTTCGGCTGACAGCCTTGGGGTATGGTGTAATTGGCAACACGGCGGTTTCTGGTTCCGTTGTTCTTGGTTCGAGTCCAGGTACCCCAGCAAGACGAAAAACCCCCGCTCAGGCGGGGGTTTTCGTTTGTTGCAGGATTCACCAGCAGAACCCACTCTCCTTCAGAGGCCCTCTCACCCGTCTGACTCGGGCCCGGGATCAGCGACGGGACACGTCCGCTATGTCTGCGGCGTACGCTCGGTGTATGGATCCGCCGAACGTGTGCACCGCCAGGTTCGACGAGGTGGTCACCGGCGGACGCCGCTGGGCTACTGTCGGCATCGAAATCCTCGCCCGGGAGTCCGACGGATCGGTTCCCACCGCCGCGTGGTTCCGCGGCGAGGAGTATCGCCTGGAGATCGAGGATGAAGAGGGCGTGGCGATCTATGTGAGACGCCGCTAGGAGATGACGGAACCGATCATCTCCGACCGGACGTGCGTTGCGTCCTGGCGCTGAAGACGGGGCGCCTTGGCTGTGGGCCGCGTTCATCGGCACCGG is a window of Microbacterium terrae DNA encoding:
- a CDS encoding LysR family transcriptional regulator gives rise to the protein MPSDTAPPFDASDLRVIKAIADTGSITSAAARLGFSQPAVSQQLRRLETRIGVAVVERAGRTVRLTEAGRVLARHASAVATALDAAAAELAELSGLHAARVRLVAFPSASPTLVPRLLADLAHRHPGISVTYVEAEPPEAVEAVREDRADIALTFSYPGDRDDPHGLSARGLDVSTVGSDDLLVVLPVDHHAADAAEVSVAGLADEEWIAGCPRCRGHLLELCGRAGFSPRIAFETDNVVAVESLVAQGIGVATLPRMAAESFPTLPGVAFAPLPRSDARTLHSVTARGADRVPAVRVTLGAIARLLAPVAEVARN
- a CDS encoding TetR/AcrR family transcriptional regulator, with amino-acid sequence MSRPPLAREKVLDAFEAILIDDGERAATMDATARAAGVSKGGLLYHFGSKDALEEGVLERLRTLVADDLAEMAASPEGPIAYFLRTSVMQNDPLDRAILSTSRLAQAGRAGAGEALRGVREQWADALRPHAKDETALDLVMLVSDGLYFNNALSGGSIPGPVPQGAAMDALIALVERAAKK
- a CDS encoding branched-chain amino acid aminotransferase, whose amino-acid sequence is MTLLDSADTDLAPLEFAVTRNLAAKSAAQREEILANPGFGTSFTDHMVDICWSAGGGWHRPRVQPYGPIALDPAAAVLHYGQEIFEGIKAYRHADGSVHTFRPDQNGLRLQRSARRLALPELPVSYFVQSLRELVAVDGAWVPSGADQSLYLRPFMFAKEAFLGVRPAKKVAYYVIASPAGAYFTGGVKPVSIWLSEDYARAGKGGTGAAKTGGNYASSLLPQSEAYDSGCDQVVFLDQDGNVEELGGMNVIFVHKDGTIVTPQSDSILEGITRDSILQLARDRGHTVESRPVTLAEWRDGVASGDIVEVFACGTAAVVTPIGVLKGKDFLDEQPIGELALSLREELTDIQYGRRDDKHGWLVRLDA
- a CDS encoding fumarylacetoacetate hydrolase family protein — encoded protein: MRIARFSHQDAIKYGIVDGGDLVVLAGDPMFAGFDTTGERVPLADVALLAPVIPRSKVVCVGRNYRDHAAELGNDVPDAPMLFFKPNTSVIGPNDAVVLPHGSEFISFEGELAAVIGRIAKNVPAERALDYVFGYTIANDLTARDWQKTDGQWARAKGFDTSCPLGPAIETEFDLDGGATITTRLNGEVRQQGPISDMIFSLADVIAYASAAFTLLPGDVILTGTPAGVGQIAAGDVVEVEISGLGILRNPARDAA
- a CDS encoding 3-isopropylmalate dehydrogenase → MSRAHESTVAKLAVIPGDGIGPEVVAEAEKVLDAATAGTGIRFDKTRFSLGAARYLETGDTLTDDDLAAIAAHDAILLGAVGGVPGDPRLKNANIERGLLLRLRFALDHYVNLRPSKLYPGVPGPLAAPGDIDFVVVREGTEGPYVGNGGSIRTGTPQEVANETSVNTAFGVERVVRYAFDLAERRSKKLTLVHKTNVLVHAGGIYQRVVDAVAQEHPEVAVDYLHVDAATIFLVTNPGRFDVIVTDNLFGDILTDLAGAVTGGIGLAASGNINPDGAFPSMFEPVHGSAPDIAGQQKADPTAAILSVALLLDHLGLQDQAQRVTRAVEDDIAERDGASRTTAQIGDAIAGRLQA
- the gltX gene encoding glutamate--tRNA ligase yields the protein MSSSPDPRTTTAAGADVRVRFCPSPTGLPHVGLIRTVLFNWAYARHNGGKLVFRIEDTDAARDSEESYQQLLDALRWLEIDWDEGVEVGGPHAPYRQSQRHELYREVLDKLISAGAVYESYSTAEEIDARNEAAGRAKQLGYDNYDRDLTDEQKAAFRAEGRQPAYRLRVPDEDLTYVDLIRGEVTFPAGSFPDFVLVRAGGVPLYPFVNPVDDALMGITHVIRGEDLMPSTARQLALYSALVDAGVTTFIPRFAHMPLVLGETGNKKLSKRDPKADLFLQREKGFIHEGLLNYLSLLGWSLSHDRDVFSLDELIAAFDIVDVNPNPARFDQKKAESINGDHIRLLDPDDFAARLVPYLVAAGVVADPLTAEQSALLAAAAPLVQERMQLLGDAPGLLGFLFRDEVVYDEDALASLPANAVEVLAASVSAVEAVPADGFTAAALQDALTAALIDGLELKPRVAYGPLRVAVSGRRVSPPLFESMELLGKEASVARLAALRDARG
- a CDS encoding aminotransferase class V-fold PLP-dependent enzyme, with amino-acid sequence MPATAALSLDAARAEFDGGRGYLAACTTGIPPRASREAVRADLDAAGAGRIDITTYSDAVERSRGLFAALVGAAPDRVAIASQASVAASLIAASLPHCAEVLVPAGDFSSIVLPFVHAGRGLRVRTAPLAGLAEAIRPDTALVSFSAVQSATGEVADLGAVAAAASHHDARTFCDATQAVGWLPIDATMFDAVVCHAYKWLCSPRGVAFLTVSESLAATLTPVHAGWYAGADPWSSCYGGEASLASDARRFDVSPAWQAFVGAAPALALFAATDIAEVHAHTTALASRFRDGFGLTEPVRPSAIVTWDDLAGGDLARLSAAGLAASGRAGRARIAFHLFNDEADVDAALAALR
- a CDS encoding MFS transporter — translated: MTAAPPPVAVDPAAVASVQRRTVWVLSLGQVLGGLGFGATLSLGAVLAAEISGNDSLSGLAAASLTFGTALTAIPLARLARTRGRRLALTSGMVLALIGVALVVFAVSIGAFPLLLVSFLLVGAGQAANLQSRFAAVDLATDTTRGRDLSIVVWATTIGAVLGPNLTGPGEALGDLVGMPPLTGPYLFTVVAQLLAIALYLTMLRPDPLVLAQQVVASAPRTGEQIAKPDHATAARYAVFAIAAAHGTMVSIMAMTPVHLTHIMHGSADAATLTVIGLTISLHIAGMYALAPVFGILADRLGRVPTILVGQVLLVAALLTASFGQESTVAVTVALVLLGLGWSASTVAGSTLLTEASSEERRTRRQGMSDFTMSMVGAVGAVLAGIVLGWIGYGGLALVVSALVIATMLLSPLGRVAQGLRSGV
- a CDS encoding MFS transporter codes for the protein MTTALTPVIADQRAGRVGWRGWAALVVLMLPVLLVSVDNTVLSFALPAIALDLEPTSAQQLWIIDAYPLVLAGLLVTMGTLGDRFGRRRMLVIGATGFAAVSVFAAFAPSAEWLIVARAAMGVFGAMLMPSTLSLLRSVFTDRDQRRLAIAVWASMFSAGAALGPIVGGMLLEHFAWGSVFLMSVPVLIPLLILAPFLLPESRDPKPGRIDPVSILLSMATLVPVVYGIKEAAVHGIGLLPAALFAVGLVCGILFVRRQLARPEPMLDMRLFRRGTFSGALAVNLLSVIALVGFLFFVSQHLQLVLGFSAMQSGFALVPGLAAMIVAGLAVVPIAKRVSARVVVPVALLFSLAGYLMVAVTATSGDVALLVLAFLLVGTGIGAAETVSNELVLASAPPAKAGAASAVSETAYELGAVLGTTLLGGLLTAQYRAQLVVPVGVEAAVADAARETLAGAMHAAEALSPALAQALSDAAATAFESGVVVTACIGAVLVVIAGVVAAVTLGGSRTVSAPEH